Sequence from the Pirellulales bacterium genome:
TGGCAGCGGGATGACCCAGGCCCAATGCGCGCGGATGTGGGTGGCGAACCCACCCGCGATGTCCGAAGATGGTTGGCTGCACCTGTGGGCAGATCAATGGTTTCGAACACCATCGACTGTTTCGCCCACTTCGCAAACCATGCCTTACGATGGATTTCGTGCTCCATTCTAGAGTTTCCATAGGGTTAAACGGCGGAAAGAGCCGACTGTTTCTCTTTCAATTCGACGGTCGGTGCATCGCGACTTTGGCTTGATATAGACATGTGTTTTCCTCCTATTCATTGTTCTCATCACGGCATGATCAAGGGCGACGGCCCGAACGATGTTTGTCCAACGCACGATCGAGGTTAAACGCGGCGCTGATCAGCGCCAGGTGCGTAAAGGCCTGCGGGAAGTTCCCCAGCGCTTCGCCGCTGGCGCCGGTTTGCTCGGAATAAAGGCCCAGGTGATTGGCATATCCAAGCACTTGCTCGAACATGAGTCGGGCATCTTCCAGCCTTTGCGTGTCCGTCTGGCCTGCGCGCGTTAGCGCTTCGACGAGCCAGAACGAGCACATGTTGAACGTACCTTCGCGACCCCCCAGGTCGTCGAGAGCCACATTGGGATCGTAGCGGTACACTAAACCATCGGCAGCCAGGCCGCCCACGGCGACCGACCGCCGAATGGCGTCGATCGTCTTCAACATGCGCGGATCGCTGGGGGCCATGAAGAACACCAGCGGCATCAGCAACGTCGAAGCGTCCAGCGCGTCGGACCCGTAGGATTGCACGAATGCCTTGCGATCCGTGTTCCATCCCTGCGACATGACCTGTTCGTAAATCTCGTCGCGCTCCTTTAACCAGCGTGCGCGGTCCGCCGGAAATGAACGTTTGTCGGCCAGTCGCAGACCGCGGTCCAGCGCTACCCAACACATCAGTTTTGAGTAAACGAACTGCCGCGCGCCGCCGCGCACTTCCCAAATGCCATCATCCTCTCGCCGCCAATTCTCGCAGAGCCAGTCGACCAGGCGTCGCAATCGGCGCCAACTCTCATAGCCGATAGGTTCGACATACTTGTTGTGCAAATAAGCGGCATCCATCAACTTGCCATAGATATCGAGTTGCAGCTGACGATGGGCTGCGTTGCCAATCCGTACGGGCGCCGAACCTCGATATCCCTCCAGGTGGTCGAGAGTCTGCTCCGTAAGATCGGCCCGCCCGTCGATGCCGTACATCAGTTGCAATGGTCCAGGACCATTGCTGTCGGCTTCTTGCCAGCGATCTTCCAACCAGTCTTTGAAGTGAGCTGCCTCCTCGGTAAACCCAATGCGCAAGAGTGCGTACAGCGTAAAGGCCGCGTCACGGATCCAGGTATAGCGATAGTCCCAGTTGCGTTGTCCCCCGATCGACTCCGGCAGGCTGCAAGTGGGAGCCGCCACGATAGCACCGGTCGGCTCAAAGCACAGTAGTTTCAGTGTCAATGCAGAACGCTGCACAATTTCTCGCCAGCGACCCGCATAAGTGCACTTGGAAAGCCATCGCCGCCAGAATTCGACGGTGGCGCGAAAAAGGTCCTCCGCCTGCCCACCTTCCGGACCGCGCGTCAGTGGATCGTCGGCGGCCAGGCTGCGCAATACGAACGCAACGCTCTCGCCCTCGCCTAGCGTAAAATCGGCGACTACGCCCCCAGCGATCCGATCGAGGCGCACCGGCGACGCCAGTCCCAGCCTAAGACGAGGACCGTCGAAGTGGGCGCCGTGTTCGCCGAGATGTATTTCAGGCGGTGCTCGGGCATAGTCGAATGCTGGACTACATTCCAAATGGAACGACACCCTGCCCCGGACGACGCGCACCCGACGCACAAGTTGATCCGACGAGTCTCCCAAACCGTTGACTGGCATGTAATCCTCGACCTCACCAATTCCGTCCGCGTGCAAGAATCGTGTGATGAGGATATTGGTGTCCGGCCAATAGAATTGCTTATTGCGAAAGTCATCGCCGGAAGGAGCGATGCGAAACCGACCGCCCTTCCGAAAGTCGAGCACAGCGGCGAAGACGCTCGGCGAGTCAAAATGCGGCAGACAAAGCCAATCGATCGAACCATCCATGCCGACCAGGGCCGCAGTCCGCATGTTACCGATGATTCCATAGCTCTCAATTGGTCGGTAATTCGGCGCCATTTGACCAGGCCCCCATTCTCAGGATTCGACACCGCTTTATTGGCCAACAATTGACGGTAACCTTCCAACAGTTTGCCGGAAAGTCAAATCCTTGCAGCAAGGCGTGTGCCAA
This genomic interval carries:
- a CDS encoding glycoside hydrolase family 15 protein — translated: MAPNYRPIESYGIIGNMRTAALVGMDGSIDWLCLPHFDSPSVFAAVLDFRKGGRFRIAPSGDDFRNKQFYWPDTNILITRFLHADGIGEVEDYMPVNGLGDSSDQLVRRVRVVRGRVSFHLECSPAFDYARAPPEIHLGEHGAHFDGPRLRLGLASPVRLDRIAGGVVADFTLGEGESVAFVLRSLAADDPLTRGPEGGQAEDLFRATVEFWRRWLSKCTYAGRWREIVQRSALTLKLLCFEPTGAIVAAPTCSLPESIGGQRNWDYRYTWIRDAAFTLYALLRIGFTEEAAHFKDWLEDRWQEADSNGPGPLQLMYGIDGRADLTEQTLDHLEGYRGSAPVRIGNAAHRQLQLDIYGKLMDAAYLHNKYVEPIGYESWRRLRRLVDWLCENWRREDDGIWEVRGGARQFVYSKLMCWVALDRGLRLADKRSFPADRARWLKERDEIYEQVMSQGWNTDRKAFVQSYGSDALDASTLLMPLVFFMAPSDPRMLKTIDAIRRSVAVGGLAADGLVYRYDPNVALDDLGGREGTFNMCSFWLVEALTRAGQTDTQRLEDARLMFEQVLGYANHLGLYSEQTGASGEALGNFPQAFTHLALISAAFNLDRALDKHRSGRRP